From the genome of Pelmatolapia mariae isolate MD_Pm_ZW linkage group LG12, Pm_UMD_F_2, whole genome shotgun sequence, one region includes:
- the si:dkey-98f17.5 gene encoding uncharacterized protein si:dkey-98f17.5: protein MSGRKPRSVANPLESAITTPSERILKECHNLYVDSENGLVKIASSLGVRLLPPRKKIIVMIMGNHSAGKSSFINWYVEEHIQKTGVAIETQGFTFITSGRKRESLTGNATLHLYPHFRPLLEFKGVTDYLSAEISTSKQKKFSLVTFVDTPGLVDGDMIYPFDVNSAITWLGEQADLIFVFFDPMGQALCKRTLNIVEKLSEKCADKLLFYLSKADEAGKETDRQRVMMQIVQELCRRPGLNKCGFEMPTIYIPNPQKPSRCVNQIDGVCQTIEKTINQAVQKTLNQLEKDSDLICSTISSKLEQDRADVACNKSVRLHSFLCGALGVFLPLLFILSFIVSTLSKEQLDELLGEGATRTITIFTGIVMYLWDWIPEDGQVVFVIIFGAFCYLLLFLAKYFAGRRNKTLTKKEKRTMAEYNDYIQDIVKTKKSKLYEWYLQQCAAEYDL from the exons ATGTCAGGTAGAAAGCCCCGGTCTGTGGCAAACCCTCTGGAGTCTGCGATCACCACACCGAGTGAGAGGATACTGAAGGAGTGCCACAATCTGTATGTGGACAGCGAAAACG gctTGGTAAAAATCGCCAGCAGCCTGGGAGTCCGTCTTCTGCCTCCCAGAAAGAAGATCATCGTGATGATAATGGGTAACCACTCTGCAGGAAAGAGCTCCTTCATTAACTG GTATGTTGAAGAGCACATACAGAAAACAGGGGTGGCCATCGAAACGCAGGGGTTCACCTTCATCACAAGTGGACGCAAAAGAGAATCTCTGACG GGGAATGCAACGCTGCATCTCTATCCTCACTTTCGACCGCTCCTGGAGTTCAAAG GTGTTACTGACTACCTGTCTGCTGAGATCTCCACCTCCAAGCAGAAGAAATTCAGCCTGGTGACTTTCGTGGACACTCCGGGTTTGGTGGACGGGGACATGATCTACCCTTTTGATGTGAATAGCGCCATCACTTGGTTGG GAGAACAGGCAGACCTGATATTTGTGTTCTTTGACCCAATGGGCCAAGCGCTTTGCAAACGCACGCTCAACATCGTGGAGAAGCTGAGCGAAAAATGCGCAGACAAGCTGTTGTTCTACCTCAGCAAGGCAGATGAAGCCGGGaaggagacagacagacag agagTGATGATGCAGATAGTCCAAGAACTGTGCCGCCGTCCAGGTCTTAACAAATGTGGCTTTGAGATGCCAACAATATACATCCCGAATCCACAGAAG CCGAGCAGGTGTGTGAACCAGATCGATGGCGTTTGTCAGACCATCGAGAAGACCATTAACCAGGCTGTTCAGAAGACACTGAATCAGCTGGAGAAAGATTCTGACCTTATTTGTTCCACTATCAGCAGCAAACTAGAGCAGGACAG GGCTGATGTGGCTTGCAACAAAAGCGTCCGTCTTCATTCATTCCTGTGCGGTGCTTTGGGTGTTTTCCTGCCTTTACTCTTCATCCTCAGTTTTATTGTGAGCACCTTATCCAAAGAGCAGCTGGATGAGCTGTTGGGTGAAGGTGCAACTCGAACCATCACTATCTTCACA GGAATAGTGATGTATTTATGGGACTGGATACCTGAAGATGGGCAAGTAGTCTTTGTCATCATTTTTGGGGCTTTTTGCTACCTCCTGCTTTTCCTGGCAAAGTATTTTGCAGG CCGAAGGAATAAGACTCTGAcgaagaaggagaagaggacGATGGCAGAGTACAATGATTACATCCAAGATATCGTCAAGACTAAGAAG AGTAAATTGTATGAATGGTATCTCCAGCAGTGTGCAGCAGAATATGACCTCTGA